The genomic window ACGATGGTTATTGGGCCGGGATGACCTTGTACCCGGTGTCCAAATGCACGCCGCAACGCGCGGCGGACATGATCGAGATGTTCGGCCCCGAGCGGCTGTTGGCGAATTCCGCCGGCGACTGGGGGCCCAGCAAGCCCACCGCGGTTCCTGATTTGATTTTCGAACTGCGACGCCGCGGCCACAGTGAATCGTTGATTCGTAAGGTGGTCTATGAGAACCCCCTGGAGTTCTTTTCCAAGAGCAAAAACTTCCGCTTCCAGACACGCGGTTAAGCTCGGGTTAGCGCCACATAAGCGTTTCGCCAGAAACGGCGCTGCTCTCTTTTTTCGGCTATCCCCACAGATGGATGCCGTCTTCAATACGGGTCCGACCAGAAATCGACTGGTCGACGATACCTTCCTTTGCACTCGGGGTTAAAACGTCTCCGAGCTGCCGCCCACCTTTCCGTTTTTTGTCTGGAGAATACGAATTTGTCTACCGCACCATTCGAAATTATCGAGATGGAGCCCTCCGGTTCGCTGGCAACCGCTGGATCAAGACAGTGGTTGCAGTTCCTGCATCAGCACGCCGCCGTGGTGATTGCCGTTTCGATGTTGGGGATCGGTTTGATCTCGGCGTTCGACTTTTTTGTCACGATCAAGACCGCGCATTGCTTGCCGGAATACGAAAAGAATGTGATGGCCCGCAAGATTATGGGGCTGGATGAGGGGCACCTGTATTACGACCGGTTCGCGATTTTTCTGGGGTTGAAGTTTGCCGGTACGGTGACGGTGCTGGCCATTTTGGGATTCATGGGCATGCGTGGCGACCGCCGTGCGATGCCGGTCACATTGGGCGTGCTGGCGTTTCAGCTGTATCTGCTTTACACGCTGTGTGTGCCCACCGAACTTTGATTCAGCGGTCCTGTGGTGACTATTCGACCAGTTCACGAATGAAGGTCGGTTTGGGATCGCCGTTGCTGCGAAGTTTATTGCAGGTGAAGAATTCGGCGACGTAGCGCTGAGCGGTTTTTTTCTCGGGAACCTTAAAGCGGTCGCCTTTTTGCAACACCGGGCGATACTCGTCCATCTTGCCAAACTGCCGGGTGCCCGCGACCTGGCAGGGGAACCAGTGTCCGTTGCCTTCGGCGTCTTCCAAATAGAACTCGGGGTAACAATGTCCCGGGATCCAAACCATCCTCGCCGGCACTCGCAGGTTGCGGCAGATGGCGATGAACAGGCTTGTCAATTCCTCGCAGTCGCCGGTTCCATCGCGGAGAGCTTCGGAGGCGGATTTAAGCGGTCCTTCAGTGTAGCTGACTTTGTCGCGCACCCAGTCGTAGACCAATTCGATACGTTGCCAATCATTGTCCGCTTCCATGGCGGCGATTTCACGGGCCACCGCTTTGATGCGAGCGTCCGTGGTGTTGATGTAGGGGCTGTTGCCCATCGCCATCCGCAGTTCGCCCGTGGCCCGACGCGGGATCGTCAACTGTTCGATTTGTTCGGGCGAGGGACCCAGGATACGAGAACGTTCGATTTCAAACGTCAGCAGCGTTTCGATCGTGCTGCCAGCGGGAGCTTGGTCCATCAGCAGACGCACCTGACGCACGCCACCGGCCAAGTCACGGGGGCCCCAATTGCTGACCATACCGTCGACCTGTTGGTCGACCAGCGTCACCTTTTGTTCCGGCCAGTCGATGGGAATCGGAAACGTGGCTACCACGTTCACGCAGTTTGCGCCGCGGGTCTCCAGGCGGAGTCCGACTCTCCAGGTTTGCTTTTGCGGGCTTTCGTAGCGGAGCAGCGGTTCGCCCCCGGCACCGTCGGCCACCAACGCATCGGCCTCACCCGGGGCCTGCGCGAGGACCAGGGAGGGACTGCAAACAAATAAACCGGCTAGCAGGGCCGCCCAGCGGCCAAGGTGAGCAATCTTCATAGTTCTCTATCTTAATTCACGATCCGTTTACGGCGCCCATATTTGTGGTCGGCGTCATGGCGGGGCGCGGCAGGCCTTCTCTTTCGTACTGCGATCCGGGAACCACGTATTCGCCCCGCGGAGCCCAGCGGCTGGAGCCTTCGACGGGAAGCCCGTTGGGGTAGGTGACCCCATTGCCGATGATCCCGCCATCGGAATAACCGCTACCGTAAGGATAGCCGTTATCAAAGGGTACGGCGTAGCTGCTGACGCCTTCGCTGCCGCAAGTCAATTCGCCCGCGTAGGGGGCAACCGGTCCTCCGCAAGCGTCTCCGCATGGCGCGGCCACGGTGGGCGGAGCCACGTTGATGGCCGGGCCGGTGGCGGCACAGGAACCACAGGCGGCGCCACGGCCGAACAGGACATTTCGTAATCCGCAGCAACCCGTCGTGGACAGTGCCGTTACGGCCAAAGTAATCAGTAAAGCTTGAACCTTCATCACATTCCCCATGTCGTGCAAAGCGAGCGTATTCGATCGACTCCACCATGGAGCCGTACAAATCTAGGACGTGATTGGTGTTGTGCAAACGCAACATGTGTTTTTTGGGCAACAATTTGGTGTGCTCTCACAACACGCTCTACAAACATGATGCAAATGTTCCTCAATCAAACGATCCCGTACGGTGTTAGGAGTTGGCTTTTGCTGTGGGCCCTGGTTGCCTGCCCCGCAGTGGCCAACGACCATGATGGCGAGGTTTCCCCATCATCCGCCGTTCCATTGCGCATCCACAGCGCGGCAATCACCGAACATTCCGGCAGCGAACAATTGGCCGGCGGACAAGCCGTTGGCGAGGATTCGATCTGGCTGTTGAATACGCGTGGTCTGACCACCCAGGCTTGCCGTGCGGACCTGGACAGCCCACCGTTTGAAGTCATGCGAATGGATGAATGTGGTCGAACCCAGGCGGCCAGTTTAGAAGAGTATCTATTGGGCGATGGCTCCGAGTTGTATGTCATCTATATCCATGGCAACCGCATGGAATATTCGAACGCGATCCAGCGAGGTCTGTTGGTGCGTCGTCAGACGCTGCG from Roseimaritima ulvae includes these protein-coding regions:
- a CDS encoding transglutaminase-like domain-containing protein; protein product: MKIAHLGRWAALLAGLFVCSPSLVLAQAPGEADALVADGAGGEPLLRYESPQKQTWRVGLRLETRGANCVNVVATFPIPIDWPEQKVTLVDQQVDGMVSNWGPRDLAGGVRQVRLLMDQAPAGSTIETLLTFEIERSRILGPSPEQIEQLTIPRRATGELRMAMGNSPYINTTDARIKAVAREIAAMEADNDWQRIELVYDWVRDKVSYTEGPLKSASEALRDGTGDCEELTSLFIAICRNLRVPARMVWIPGHCYPEFYLEDAEGNGHWFPCQVAGTRQFGKMDEYRPVLQKGDRFKVPEKKTAQRYVAEFFTCNKLRSNGDPKPTFIRELVE